Proteins from a genomic interval of Gemmatimonadales bacterium:
- a CDS encoding triphosphoribosyl-dephospho-CoA synthase, with product MTPEKVRAAAVLACLVEASAAKPGNVSPGRPFHDTSYEDFLASAVAIGPAMAAAGDEPLGTTVRRAVEATRCTTDRNTNLGIVLLLAPLCRAALATREPGRGLRSEVAAALGATTVHDAADVYHAIRLARPAGLGTAAAQDVAQPPSVTLREAMALAADRDSIAREYVTDFAITFELGAPAVRAARRDGLTWTDAAVEAYLGILAAVPDSHIARKLGRGEAERVSGMASAARAAGGVRTDAGRAALARFDAELRDPGNSRNPGTSADLTAAALGVVILEQGWH from the coding sequence GTGACGCCGGAGAAGGTGCGGGCCGCCGCCGTGCTCGCGTGCCTCGTCGAGGCGAGCGCGGCCAAGCCCGGCAACGTGTCGCCGGGACGCCCGTTCCACGACACGAGCTACGAGGACTTTCTGGCGAGCGCTGTCGCGATCGGGCCGGCGATGGCGGCCGCAGGCGACGAACCCCTGGGCACGACGGTGCGCCGCGCGGTCGAGGCCACCCGCTGCACCACCGATCGCAATACGAACCTCGGCATCGTCCTGCTGCTGGCGCCGCTCTGCCGGGCCGCGCTCGCCACGCGGGAGCCCGGTCGCGGGCTCCGGTCCGAGGTTGCAGCCGCGCTCGGGGCTACCACCGTGCACGACGCGGCGGACGTGTACCACGCCATCCGGCTCGCTCGCCCCGCGGGGCTCGGCACCGCGGCTGCACAGGACGTGGCCCAGCCGCCGTCCGTCACGCTGCGCGAGGCGATGGCCCTCGCCGCCGATCGCGATTCCATCGCGCGCGAGTACGTCACCGACTTCGCCATCACCTTCGAGCTCGGCGCGCCGGCCGTGCGCGCGGCGCGCCGCGACGGCCTCACTTGGACGGATGCCGCGGTCGAGGCCTACCTTGGCATTCTCGCGGCCGTCCCGGACAGCCACATTGCCCGGAAGCTGGGTCGGGGCGAGGCGGAGCGCGTGTCCGGAATGGCCAGCGCCGCGCGGGCGGCCGGCGGCGTCCGCACCGATGCCGGCCGGGCAGCGCTCGCCCGGTTCGACGCCGAGCTACGCGACCCGGGCAATAGTCGCAATCCCGGCACCTCGGCCGATCTCACCGCGGCCGCCCTAGGCGTTGTTATCTTGGAGCAAGGCTGGCACTGA